In Acinetobacter piscicola, a single window of DNA contains:
- the uvrA gene encoding excinuclease ABC subunit UvrA yields MSQSHIRIRGARTHNLKNVSLDIPRDKFVVITGLSGSGKSSLAFDTLYAEGQRRYVESLSAYARQFLSQMEKPEVDSIEGLSPAIAIEQKSTSHNPRSTVGTITEIYDYLRLLYARVGTPYCPEHDLPMVAQTVSEMVDAVKALEEGTALMLLAPVVRERKGEYSNLFEQLQSQGFVRARVDGEVIDIDTPPELDKKKKHTIEVVVDRFKVRDDLGNRIAESFETALRLGGDIAILSWMNGEQPERVFSAKHSCPECDRAVAELEPRLFSFNNPFGACPVCDGLGTRSHFSADKLIPSPDISISQGAIRGWDRQRPYYYSMIQKVADHFGFSLDTPWNELDADTKKKFLYGTGKEKVDLSYIDERGRKHSRVQPFEGILPHLERRYRETESNYVRDDLAQYLSNAACDACGGSRLNEISRHVRVKDKTIAEITKMSIGDAESYYQDLNLEGAKGEIADKIFKEIRERLHFLVSVGLNYLSLSRSAETLSGGEAQRIRLASQIGAGLMGVMYVLDEPSIGLHQRDNDRLLETLVRLRDLGNTVLVVEHDEDAIRAADHIIDIGPGAGVHGGHVIAEGTYDELAANENSLTGQYLSGKLKIEVPKKRVEPPKPDEQIKLMGASGHNLKSVDLTIPLGVMTCVTGVSGSGKSTLINRTLLPLAATQLNGATTLTAEKFDSIDGLQFLDKVVDIDQSPIGRTPRSNPATYTGLFTPIRELFAQTPEAKARGYAAGRFSFNVKGGRCEACEGDGMIKVAMHFLPDMYVPCDACHGDRYNRETLEVGYKGKNISDVLGMTVEDAMHFFDAIPVIHRRLETLNQVGLGYIRLGQSATTLSGGEAQRVKLARELAKRDTGKTLYVLDEPTTGLHFHDIAKLLDILHELRNKGNTIVVIEHNLDVIKTADWVIDLGPEGGAGGGQIIAEGTPEDVVKSKVSHTAKFLKPMLK; encoded by the coding sequence TCCCTTGCTTTTGATACCCTCTATGCCGAAGGTCAGCGCCGTTATGTCGAGTCACTGTCCGCATACGCCCGTCAGTTTTTATCACAAATGGAAAAACCTGAAGTTGATTCGATTGAAGGTTTAAGCCCAGCGATTGCCATTGAACAGAAATCAACCAGTCACAACCCACGTTCAACTGTGGGAACCATTACTGAAATTTACGATTATCTGCGTTTGCTTTATGCACGTGTTGGTACACCTTACTGTCCAGAGCATGACTTGCCAATGGTGGCGCAAACTGTTTCGGAAATGGTCGATGCCGTTAAAGCCTTAGAAGAAGGCACAGCGCTGATGTTACTCGCGCCTGTAGTACGTGAGCGTAAAGGTGAATACAGCAATTTATTTGAACAGTTACAAAGCCAAGGTTTCGTGCGTGCTCGTGTCGATGGTGAAGTGATTGATATCGACACACCACCTGAATTGGATAAAAAGAAAAAACACACCATTGAAGTGGTGGTGGATCGCTTTAAAGTCCGTGATGACCTTGGCAACCGTATCGCAGAAAGTTTTGAAACCGCACTACGTTTGGGCGGTGATATTGCAATTTTATCGTGGATGAATGGCGAACAGCCTGAACGGGTATTTTCAGCCAAACACTCTTGCCCTGAATGTGACCGCGCTGTGGCAGAACTTGAACCACGCCTATTCTCATTCAATAATCCATTCGGTGCCTGCCCTGTTTGTGATGGTTTGGGCACACGTAGCCATTTCAGTGCGGACAAACTCATTCCAAGTCCTGATATTTCGATCAGCCAAGGGGCAATCCGTGGTTGGGACAGACAACGTCCATATTATTATTCCATGATTCAAAAAGTGGCTGATCATTTTGGCTTTTCACTGGATACGCCTTGGAATGAATTGGATGCCGATACCAAAAAGAAATTTCTCTATGGAACAGGCAAAGAAAAAGTTGATCTAAGTTATATCGATGAACGTGGACGTAAACATAGTCGTGTACAGCCTTTTGAAGGTATCTTGCCTCATCTGGAACGTCGTTATCGTGAAACTGAAAGCAACTACGTCCGTGACGATTTAGCACAATATCTTTCCAATGCCGCGTGTGATGCCTGCGGAGGATCACGTCTGAATGAAATTTCACGCCATGTTCGGGTGAAAGACAAAACCATTGCTGAAATCACTAAAATGTCGATTGGCGATGCGGAAAGCTATTATCAGGATTTAAACCTTGAGGGGGCTAAAGGCGAGATTGCGGACAAGATTTTTAAAGAAATCCGTGAGCGCTTGCACTTCCTTGTATCGGTTGGTCTGAACTATTTAAGCTTATCACGTTCTGCGGAAACCTTATCAGGCGGTGAAGCACAGCGTATTCGTTTGGCTTCACAAATCGGTGCAGGTCTGATGGGCGTGATGTATGTGCTGGATGAGCCTTCGATTGGCTTACATCAACGTGACAATGACCGCTTACTGGAAACCTTGGTTCGCTTACGTGACTTGGGCAATACCGTTCTCGTAGTTGAACATGATGAAGATGCGATTCGTGCAGCCGATCATATTATTGATATTGGTCCAGGTGCAGGGGTGCATGGTGGTCATGTGATTGCCGAAGGTACTTATGATGAATTGGCTGCCAATGAAAATTCTTTAACGGGTCAATATCTGTCAGGCAAATTAAAAATCGAAGTACCGAAAAAACGTGTTGAACCACCTAAACCTGATGAACAAATCAAATTGATGGGTGCATCTGGTCATAATTTAAAGAGTGTCGATTTAACCATTCCTCTAGGTGTGATGACTTGTGTTACAGGCGTATCAGGTTCAGGTAAATCGACGCTGATTAACCGTACATTATTGCCTTTGGCTGCAACTCAACTCAATGGTGCAACCACCTTAACGGCGGAAAAGTTTGACTCAATTGATGGTTTGCAATTCTTGGATAAAGTGGTTGATATTGACCAAAGTCCGATTGGACGCACACCTCGTTCGAACCCTGCGACGTATACAGGTTTATTCACGCCAATTCGTGAGTTATTTGCACAAACCCCTGAAGCCAAAGCACGTGGTTATGCCGCAGGTCGTTTCTCATTTAACGTCAAAGGTGGTCGTTGTGAAGCCTGTGAAGGTGATGGGATGATCAAAGTGGCAATGCATTTCCTGCCTGATATGTATGTGCCATGTGATGCCTGTCATGGTGACCGTTATAACCGTGAAACGTTAGAAGTTGGCTATAAAGGCAAAAACATTTCTGATGTTTTGGGTATGACTGTTGAAGATGCGATGCATTTCTTTGATGCGATTCCTGTGATTCACCGTCGTTTGGAAACTTTAAATCAGGTTGGTTTGGGTTATATCCGTTTGGGTCAATCTGCAACCACGCTTTCGGGCGGTGAAGCACAACGTGTAAAATTGGCTCGTGAACTTGCTAAACGTGATACAGGTAAAACCTTATATGTACTCGATGAGCCAACGACGGGTCTGCATTTCCATGATATTGCGAAACTTTTGGATATTCTTCATGAGCTGCGTAATAAGGGCAATACCATTGTGGTGATTGAGCATAATCTGGATGTGATCAAAACTGCGGATTGGGTGATTGATTTGGGTCCTGAAGGTGGTGCAGGTGGTGGGCAAATTATTGCTGAGGGTACGCCTGAAGATGTAGTGAAATCTAAAGTTTCACATACTGCGAAATTCTTAAAACCGATGTTGAAATAA
- the blaOXA gene encoding class D beta-lactamase produces MLSQTDDVMKMQQIAENSSRAQEIPYLFDEAHTKAVMVIYDGQHFQKFGNDLSRANQAFVPASTFKILNALIGLQHKKATHTEIFKWDGKKRSFSSWEKDMTLAEAMQASAVPVYQELARRIGLKLMQSEVKRVGFGNADIGTQVDQFWLKGPLKITPQQEAKFVYGLAMEELGFDVKVQQQVKQMLLIEQRGDLKLYAKSGWAMDIEPQVGWYTGWVDDGHGKITAFSLNMTMQHDCAVGERKELTLDVLDKLNIYSYLK; encoded by the coding sequence ATGTTATCTCAGACAGATGATGTGATGAAAATGCAGCAAATCGCTGAAAACTCTTCAAGAGCACAAGAAATTCCATACTTATTCGATGAGGCACATACCAAGGCCGTGATGGTGATTTATGACGGACAGCATTTTCAAAAATTTGGGAATGATTTATCTCGTGCCAATCAGGCTTTTGTTCCCGCATCAACGTTTAAAATATTGAATGCTTTGATTGGCTTACAGCATAAAAAAGCAACCCATACTGAAATTTTTAAGTGGGATGGAAAAAAGCGCAGTTTTTCAAGTTGGGAAAAAGACATGACTTTAGCGGAAGCAATGCAAGCATCGGCAGTCCCTGTGTATCAAGAGTTGGCTCGTCGGATTGGTTTAAAACTCATGCAAAGTGAAGTCAAACGTGTGGGTTTTGGTAATGCAGATATTGGTACACAAGTAGATCAATTTTGGTTAAAAGGACCATTAAAAATTACCCCGCAACAAGAAGCTAAATTTGTATATGGTTTAGCAATGGAGGAATTAGGTTTTGATGTAAAAGTACAGCAACAAGTCAAACAAATGCTGTTGATTGAACAACGCGGTGACTTAAAACTTTATGCCAAAAGTGGTTGGGCAATGGATATTGAGCCACAAGTTGGTTGGTACACAGGTTGGGTGGATGACGGGCACGGTAAAATCACCGCATTTTCTTTAAATATGACGATGCAGCATGATTGTGCTGTAGGAGAACGAAAAGAGCTGACTTTAGATGTTCTTGATAAGCTAAATATTTATAGTTATTTGAAGTAA
- the omp33-36 gene encoding porin Omp33-36, with amino-acid sequence MKKLGLATALLLAMTGAQAYQFEVQGQSEYIDTTVNDKDFTGGIQGTYYLKNVDASKGPLAEAAFLNQASNVSLAYNYGEVGSNGVDVIAHNFGAKAEAYIPTKFVPAYASASYSHTILDSKNQNRADDNGDRYALEVGALATKNFLVAVGYTSVADQAALDAFNVMGTGIAKAVAESATIGDDQDAITARTKYVGNIDGTNMAIGFETGLVYGDDTAYQLKTDLYLNPQLSVGASYAESSFDATPDSAWGANVNYFITPAVAVGASYVNANSKAANDTQTVGVNAKFRF; translated from the coding sequence ATGAAAAAACTCGGTTTAGCCACTGCTTTATTATTAGCCATGACCGGTGCTCAAGCGTATCAATTTGAAGTTCAAGGTCAATCTGAATACATCGACACAACTGTAAATGACAAAGATTTTACAGGTGGTATTCAAGGTACATATTACCTTAAAAACGTTGATGCTTCTAAAGGTCCTTTGGCTGAAGCTGCATTTTTAAACCAAGCTTCTAACGTTTCGCTTGCTTATAACTATGGCGAAGTTGGTTCAAATGGTGTTGACGTAATCGCACATAACTTTGGTGCTAAAGCTGAAGCTTATATTCCAACTAAATTTGTTCCTGCTTATGCAAGTGCTTCTTATAGCCACACTATTTTAGACAGCAAAAACCAAAATCGTGCTGACGACAATGGTGATCGTTATGCATTAGAAGTGGGTGCGCTTGCAACTAAAAACTTCTTGGTTGCTGTAGGTTATACCAGTGTTGCAGACCAAGCTGCACTTGATGCATTCAATGTGATGGGTACAGGCATTGCAAAAGCTGTTGCAGAATCAGCAACAATTGGCGATGACCAAGATGCAATCACTGCACGTACTAAATATGTAGGTAACATTGACGGTACAAATATGGCGATTGGTTTTGAAACTGGTCTTGTATACGGTGATGACACTGCTTACCAATTAAAAACTGATTTGTATTTGAACCCACAATTAAGTGTTGGTGCTTCTTATGCAGAATCTAGCTTCGATGCAACACCTGATTCAGCTTGGGGTGCAAACGTAAATTACTTCATCACTCCTGCTGTTGCAGTGGGTGCAAGCTACGTAAATGCAAACTCTAAAGCTGCAAATGACACTCAAACTGTAGGTGTTAATGCTAAATTCCGTTTCTAA
- a CDS encoding BCCT family transporter, producing MPSKKSSWFDNVNRNVFFSSVGIIAIFLAFVILTPNAFDLMTKQMNQWITDSFSWFYVLAVAIFLIVLVFIALSDMGKIKLGPDHSQPTYSNGSWFAMLFTAGMGIGLMFFGVAEPVMHYVNPPTGDPETVQAAQQAMRITFFHWGLHAWAIYALVGLTLAYFAFRYHLPLKVRSGLYPLIGKKIYGPMGDAVDTFATIGTVFGVATTLGFGVTQINSGLNYLLGWESQISTQIILIIFVTALASLSVCLGLDKGIKRLSELNLVLALALLIFVFLASSSIYILQTTIQNAGQYMSNLFSMTFNLYAYQPSGWIGGWTIMYWAWWISWSPFVGMFIARVSRGRTIREFIVGVLLIPTGFTLIWMGFMGNAALFSILEQGNTSLITAVQQDSSVALFEFLNHLPFASISSFIATILVILFFVTSADSGALVTDYLTAKTENSPIWQRLFWTVIMAVLSIILLVVGGLGALQSATMMSALPFTLIMLLLCWGLLKALRLDVTKMHALQVARITPRAVQNPRSWQQRLGLIMHYPHTHQEVEEYIQTVVRQAFENIQREFKRRHLDVKIQVVEEGLVLSVDHQSEVNFVYKVLNHVTEAASFMLDEQHENIDTFYQAEVFLREGGQGYDVMDWTQEDVLQDIIDQYERHLHFLNVIRNSNLD from the coding sequence ATGCCTTCCAAAAAGTCATCTTGGTTTGACAATGTCAATCGAAATGTATTTTTTAGTAGTGTTGGGATTATTGCAATATTTTTAGCGTTCGTGATTTTGACACCGAATGCATTTGACTTGATGACCAAGCAAATGAATCAGTGGATTACCGATTCATTTAGCTGGTTTTATGTGCTTGCCGTTGCGATTTTCCTAATTGTTTTAGTATTTATTGCTTTATCTGACATGGGTAAAATTAAACTTGGCCCTGATCATAGCCAGCCGACGTATAGCAATGGCTCTTGGTTTGCGATGCTATTTACCGCAGGTATGGGCATCGGTTTAATGTTCTTTGGGGTGGCTGAGCCAGTCATGCACTATGTTAATCCACCAACAGGTGACCCTGAAACCGTGCAAGCTGCTCAACAAGCCATGCGGATCACCTTTTTCCATTGGGGCTTACATGCATGGGCGATTTATGCATTGGTTGGTTTGACTTTGGCTTATTTTGCCTTTCGTTATCACTTACCTTTAAAAGTTCGTTCAGGGTTGTATCCTTTAATTGGGAAAAAAATTTACGGTCCAATGGGGGATGCGGTTGATACCTTTGCCACTATTGGTACAGTGTTTGGTGTGGCAACAACCTTAGGTTTTGGGGTCACACAAATTAATTCAGGTCTCAACTATTTATTGGGTTGGGAAAGTCAGATCAGTACGCAGATTATCTTAATTATTTTTGTGACTGCTTTAGCATCATTGTCTGTGTGTTTGGGCTTAGATAAAGGTATTAAGCGTTTATCGGAACTGAATTTAGTGTTGGCTCTGGCTCTATTGATCTTTGTATTTTTAGCCAGTTCAAGTATTTATATTTTACAAACTACGATTCAAAATGCTGGGCAGTATATGTCCAATTTATTTTCCATGACCTTTAACCTCTATGCGTATCAACCGAGTGGTTGGATTGGAGGATGGACAATTATGTATTGGGCATGGTGGATTTCTTGGTCACCATTTGTCGGTATGTTCATTGCACGTGTATCACGTGGTCGTACCATCCGCGAATTTATTGTCGGAGTGCTGCTGATTCCAACAGGTTTTACCCTGATTTGGATGGGATTCATGGGCAATGCTGCGTTATTTAGTATTTTAGAACAAGGAAATACCAGCCTGATTACTGCGGTGCAGCAAGATTCATCCGTAGCATTATTTGAATTTTTAAATCATTTACCCTTTGCAAGTATCTCTAGTTTTATTGCGACGATTTTAGTGATTTTATTTTTTGTGACTTCTGCCGACTCAGGTGCATTAGTTACAGATTATTTAACAGCGAAAACGGAAAACTCTCCCATTTGGCAGCGTCTATTTTGGACAGTTATCATGGCAGTGTTGTCAATTATTTTGTTAGTTGTTGGAGGCTTGGGTGCATTGCAATCGGCAACCATGATGAGTGCTTTGCCATTTACCTTGATCATGCTGTTGCTCTGTTGGGGATTACTCAAAGCATTACGCTTAGATGTAACCAAAATGCATGCTTTACAAGTTGCCCGTATTACGCCACGAGCTGTACAAAATCCAAGAAGTTGGCAACAACGCCTTGGGCTGATTATGCACTATCCGCATACCCATCAAGAGGTTGAAGAATATATACAAACAGTGGTACGCCAAGCTTTTGAAAATATTCAGCGTGAATTTAAACGTCGACATTTAGACGTGAAAATTCAGGTCGTTGAAGAAGGTTTAGTATTGAGTGTTGATCATCAAAGTGAAGTCAATTTTGTGTATAAAGTTTTGAATCATGTGACGGAAGCTGCAAGTTTCATGCTCGATGAGCAGCATGAAAATATTGATACATTTTATCAAGCAGAAGTCTTTTTACGAGAAGGTGGGCAGGGCTATGATGTGATGGACTGGACACAAGAAGATGTTCTACAAGATATTATTGACCAATATGAACGTCATTTACATTTTTTAAATGTGATTCGCAATTCAAACCTAGACTGA